The genomic region CAGATACAACTATTCTAGACCCCCCGACAATATCGACGTTTTCATATCTATAATTATTCCTGTTCAAAACACGCACAATGCTATCTCTAAGTCTTGAAACCATAAATTTAGTTGTAACTGATCCATATCTTACCATGAACTCTCCTGGTCGCACAATTACTGCGTTAAACCCGCATCGTATATCACAACACCTCGCATTTTATTGTATCATAATAAATAAAAATATGTATATAACCCTATATTGATAAGTGAACAAATAAATTAAAGGTGACAACTATGTCTAGTAATGAGGTTAGTTATGAAGAATTTATGCGTATAGATCTTAGAGTCGGATTTGTTAAAGAAGCTGAAAAGGTTAAGGGTAGTAAGAAACTATTAAAGCTAAAAGTGGATCTTGGAGAACTAGGTGAGCGCCAGATAATAGCTGGTTTAGGTGCTTGGTACAGTCCAGATGATCTCATTGGTAAATATATTATTGTAGTAGCTAATCTAAAGCCTAAGAGAATATTTGGATTAGTAAGTCAGGGAATGTTGTTGGCTGCTGATAGCGAGGATGGAGTCCCTGTTCTTTTAACCGTTGAAAAACCAGTAAAACCTGGAACTAGGATTAGGTAAAACTCTATTATTTCCTAGATTTTATTTTATTAAGATACCTCATATACCAGATCATTTTTGCTATACTAGCTACAGCTCTCTCCGCACTTGGATAAGCAGGTATACCATTCTTATTCAATAACCTAATTGCTTCACGAACGTCTTCTCCGCCAACAAACCCTGCAACCAACGGCTTACTATGAGCGGTTCCTTTATATTCTCCGTATAGTTTAACAATAGCATTCGCTAAGTCTCTGGGGTCAAGAATAGCTGTTCTACAATACAATAATATTATATTATGAATTTCATCTGATTCAAACGCGGTCCTCAATGCTTCTACATAGTTTTCAACAACGGCTTGACCAGTTAAATCGATAGGGTTCTTCGCACTACCAAACCATGGCATAGTTTTCTTAAATTTCTCCTTAAGCTCAGGGCTTGGATCTAATAATTTAACATTGTGTTCTTCAGCTGCATCAGTTGCTAGAACACCTACTCCTCCACCATTTGTAATAATGATCGTTTCTTCGCCTCGAGGTATTGGTTGTGAAGCGAATGCTCTAGCCCAATCAAACATTTCCTCTGTAGTATATGCTCTTATTATTCCTGCTTGTTTAAATGCTGCTTGATACAAGTTATCACTTCCAGCCAGGCTTCCAGTATGGCTTGCAGCAGCGGCAGCTCCACGTTTGCTTCTTCCAGCCTTAATTACAATTACAGGTTTCTTAACTGTAACTTTCTTCATTTCTTCAATAAATTTTCTACCAGTGCCAGGTTTTAGTCCTTCTAGATAAATTGTTATGACTTTAGTGTTTGGATCATTGGCTAAGTATTTAGAAACATCTATTACATCTATATCAGCCATATTACCCATACTGACGAGAGCCGATATACCTATCTCTTCCATTATTGTCCAACCCATTAATGCTATTCCTAAAGCACCACTTTGCGTAATAAATGCTATAGGGCCCTCGAGAACATCTTTTGGACCAAATGTTGCATTCAATTTTGCAGGCGTATATGCTATGCCGAAAATGTTTGGTCCAAGAATCCTCATACCATACCTGCGTGCTATCTCAACAAGTTTTCTCTCAGCTTCAACATTTCCCACTTCGCTAAAACCAGATGTAATAACAACTAATACCTTTACACCTTTTTTACCACATTCCTCAGCAACTTTCGGGAC from Staphylothermus marinus F1 harbors:
- the metG gene encoding methionine--tRNA ligase subunit beta; protein product: MSSNEVSYEEFMRIDLRVGFVKEAEKVKGSKKLLKLKVDLGELGERQIIAGLGAWYSPDDLIGKYIIVVANLKPKRIFGLVSQGMLLAADSEDGVPVLLTVEKPVKPGTRIR
- the acs gene encoding acetate--CoA ligase alpha subunit; the encoded protein is MAIDNSLKPLFEPRSIAIIGASRSPGKIGHTIMKNIIEYGYKGKIYPINPKADEILGYKAYKSVVEVPDEIDMAIIVVPEQVVPKVAEECGKKGVKVLVVITSGFSEVGNVEAERKLVEIARRYGMRILGPNIFGIAYTPAKLNATFGPKDVLEGPIAFITQSGALGIALMGWTIMEEIGISALVSMGNMADIDVIDVSKYLANDPNTKVITIYLEGLKPGTGRKFIEEMKKVTVKKPVIVIKAGRSKRGAAAAASHTGSLAGSDNLYQAAFKQAGIIRAYTTEEMFDWARAFASQPIPRGEETIIITNGGGVGVLATDAAEEHNVKLLDPSPELKEKFKKTMPWFGSAKNPIDLTGQAVVENYVEALRTAFESDEIHNIILLYCRTAILDPRDLANAIVKLYGEYKGTAHSKPLVAGFVGGEDVREAIRLLNKNGIPAYPSAERAVASIAKMIWYMRYLNKIKSRK